CAACGGCTCGGCGTTCACCGCCAAACCTTGGGGATGTGCTTGCCATTGCGCCCAGCTGCGCATTTCGGCCGCGCAACCTCCGGCATCAACCACGGCCTGTTCCAGATCACTTTTCACCCATTGCGCAACCTTGCTCGCCATCGCGGCGCGGTTGGCACAGGCGCCGAGCACACTTTCAGCGGCGGCACGATGATGAGGCGCATTGGTGTGCAGGCGGATCCAGCCGTCCTTGGTCGCGTAGTCACCGGCAACCGGATCCCACAACGGTGGAACGCTCCAGCCCATGGGGCGGATCGACGTCGCGAACCAGAACGACGCCAGGCGGCGGTCGACTTCAAGGCTGGGCAAGCGACCGGTTTGTTGATGCAGCAGTTCGCTGGCGGCCTGGCCGGCGGCAGCAATGCTGGCGCAAGCCAGATCGGTCACGGCAAACGCCGAGGGCAGGGCGCCGCTCGAGGTGAACGGGATTGGGGTGTGAGGCAAGCCGAGTGCGGCTTGAATGGACGTGAGTAAATCAGTCATCGAAGGCCCTCCGGAGCGAGAGCCCGAGCATAGTCCAAAAAGACGACTCGGCCAGATGAAATCCTGTGGGAGCAAGACCGATCTGTCAGGGTATTCATCGATTTCCGAGCGGGGAGTGTCAGATTTTTTGTGTGCGGGCCGGTAACGGCCTGCCATAAGGCAAGCCCTCATTTCACCAGTTTGACCTGGTAAATCGATCGCCATAAAGAATCGCAAACTGATTCATTGCGCTCTTCCAGTCGTGCGCTGCGCTGCCCCAATTGGCCGTGATGTTTTGCAGTGCCAGCCAGATCAGCTTCGTCGCTGCATCATCAGTCGGGAAGTGGCCTCTTGTCTTGATGATCTTGCGCAACTGAGCATTGATGCTCTCGATGGCGTTAGTGGTGTAGATCACTTTTCGGATGGCAGGCGGGAAGACAAAAAACGGGATGACTCGATCCCAGGCACGTCTCCAAGCGGCTACGACTGTTGGGTATTGTTTGCCCCAAGGCCCCGTTTCAAATGCGTCCAGAGCTTGCTCGGCAGCTTCAACGTTAAGCGCCTGATAAACCGGCTTGAGGGCTTTGGCCAACTCGCGGCGCTTGTCCCAGGAGGCGTAATCAAGACTGTTACGGATCAGGTGCACGATGCAGGTCTGCAAGGTCGTCGTCGGAAACACCGCACTCAAGGCTTCTGGCATGCCTTTAAGGCCGTCAGTTACCGCGATCAATACATCCTCAACGCCACGGGTCTTGAGGTCGTTGAAGACCTTCATCCAGAACTTGGCCCCCTCAGTGGTCTCAATCCAGATGCCCAAAAGTCTCGGGTGCCGTCCGGCAGCACGCCCAGAGCCAGGTAGATGGCCTTGTTGCGAACCAGTCCTTCCTCACGGATTTTGACCCGCAGCGCATCGAAGAAAATCACCGGATACATCGGCTCAAGCGGGCGTTGTTGCCAGGCAGTCACTTCCTCCAACACTGCGTCAGTGACCGAGCTGATGAAATCATGGGAAAATCGGTCCCGTACTGCTCCGAAAGGAATGACCCGGATCTCTCGGACGGTCATGCCACGGCGTACATGGCAATGATTTTGTCGTCGAAGCCCGTGAACCGACGCTCATGCTTGGGGATCAGCATTGGCGCGAAGCTGCCATCGCGATCCCGAGGAATGTCCAGACGCAGCGGGCCATCATCGGTCAGCACGGTCTTGCTGCTTTTGCCGTTGCGCTGGTTACTCGACTCCTCAGGGCGCTCCGCGCCCTGAGGGTAGCCAAGGTGGTGACCCAGCTCCGCGCCAAGGGCTCGCTCGATAAGCGCCTTTTTGAACGCCATGGATGCGTCCTGAATCGCCTCGGCGCTCATTGGGCCTTTAACGAACTGATCGATCAGCTCCTTCGGAATCGAAGGAAGCTGGGTTTTGGCCTCCGAGGCCGGTTTCTTTTTGGTCGGCATACATGCTCCTTTTCAACATGTTATGCCCGAACACAAAATTTCTGACAGTCCCTCCGAGCGCCATTACACACGATCCAGAATGAATGTTTAACGACACCCTGTGTTACGTCCTAAAGCCCACGAAACCTTGCGCCGTTGCCTACGCCTGCGCCAGAATCCGCCGGCTTGTGTGCCTTGGGGCCGGTCGGTAACTTGATTCGCATCACTGATTCCCAGTGATCGGGTTTAGCAGCCCGTGGTTAACCTAAGGTCGTACGCGCACTATCAGTCAGGCTCCATGCCTGCATTTGATGGCGGCTGTACGCAGGGCGCTTCGGCGCGCCGGCTTCCTTAGGTTCCCCGGTCTGCTAACCTGCGTTCAGCTGTCACCCCTTCTTTTAGCAGAGAAGAGGTTCCAGCATTATTTTGGAACCTGAAAATGATAAAGCCTACGCCTAACCCGCCGGTCACCGACCCGGTCTCCCCCTACGAATCCCTCGATTCCAGAAAACTCAACGAAGCCGCCGAACGCGCCCTCGACCATTACCTCAACCCGGCGGCCACGGTCATGGCCACACCCTACCAACCCAACAACCTGTACTTGGCCAACCCGGCGGCCGCCACCGAGCCGATGCTGGTCAACGCCAGCGAAACCCTGGGCTCGGCCACCGTCATGCTCAACGACTTCGCGGCTTTGCTTGAAGGCACTCACCGCAAAACCTTGCTGGGCATCGCTCAGGTCGTGATGCTGGCCGAACTGGCGGTCAATCAGGTGCTGGACAAGGTAGTGCCGACTGAGTAATTCCCCGAGGATTGGGTATGCTGCTCACTTAAACGCACTCTTGGTCATGCCTACCTTTGTGGCGAGCGAGCTTGCTCGCGCTGGGCTGCGTAGCGGCCCCAAAAATCTGACAACCTGCCAATTTTTGTGAGTGCTGCACACTCAAGCGGGAGCAAGCTCCCTCGCCACAGGTTTCTCTGACCTGAGCGAGCCTGCTGCCACAGCTTTACCCACGCCCCTGCAGATAGGTCGCGTAATCCGGGATGCGGTGTTCGTGAGCCTGATCCATCAACGGGCTGCTGAGCAGGTAGTCGGCGCTGCATTCGTTGCAGGCCACGGGGATGTTCCACACCGCCGCGACCCGCAGTAATGCCTTGATGTCCGGGTCGTGGGGTTGCGGTTCGAACGGGTCCCAGAAGAACACCAGCATGTCGACCCGCTGCTCGGCGATTTGCGCGCCGAGTTGCTGGTCGCCGCCCAGTGGACCGCTGATCATGCTTTCCACCGGCAGGTCGAGGCGTTGTTGCAACAACAACCCCGTGGTGCCGGTGGCGACCAGTTCATGCTGCGCGAGCTTGTCTTTCTGCCGCTCGGCCCAGTCCAGCAAAAATATTTTGCAGTGGTCGTGGGCAACCAGGGCGATACGCTTGCGCGCCGCCAGGGTTTTTTGCGTAAAGCTGATACCGATCATCGCTTGCTTCTCCAGACGAGAATGCGCCTGCGACGACGCATTTAGGGCCGCGTCGACACAGGTGTCGGGCTGTTTATTCTGCGTTGCAGAGCGCCAGGCAGTTATCGAGCATGCGGTTGGAGAAGCCCCACTCGTTGTCGTACCAAGCCAGCACTTTGAGCAGCTTGCCGCTGGACTTGGTGTGGTTGGCATCGAAGATCGAGGACAGCGGGTTGTGGTTGAAGTCGCTGGAAACCAGCGGCAGGGTGTTGTAACCCAGAATCTTCGAGTGCTGGCTGGCTTGTTTGAGCATCGCGTTGACTTCATCGGCCGATGCTTCACGCTTGAGCTGCACGGTCAGGTCCACCAGCGACACGTTGATCACTGGAACACGCACCGCCATACCGGTCAGTTTGCCCGCCAGTTCCGGCAGCACCAGGCCTACCGCTTCAGCGGCCCCGGTCTTGCTCGGGATCATGTTCTGGGTGGCGGAACGGGCGCGGTACGGGTCGGTGTGGTAGACGTCGGTGAGGTTCTGGTCGTTGGTGTAGGCGTGGATGGTGGTCATCAGACCGCTTTCGATGCCCAGTTCGCGGTGCAGCACCTGGGCCACCGGGGCCAGGCAGTTGGTGGTGCACGAGGCGTTGGAGATGATCTGGTGCGACTGGCGCAGAATGTCGTGGTTAACCCCATAAACCACGGTGGCGTCGGCGCCTTTGGCCGGGGCCGAGATAATCACTTTGCGCGCGCCGGCCGTAATATGCGCGGCGGCTTTGGCCCGGTCGGTGAACAGGCCGGTGCATTCGAACACGACGTCGACCTTCTCCGCGGCCCAAGGCAGCTCGGCCGGGTTGCGAATGGCGCTGACCGAAATGCGGTCGCCGTTGACGGTTAGACTTTCCTGATCGTGCTGGACTTCGGCATCGAATGTGCCGTGAACGGTGTCGTATTTGAGCAGGTGAGCATTCATTGAGCTGTCGCCCAGGTCGTTGATCGCAACGATCTGCAGATCCTGACGATAGCCTTGGGTATACAGTGCGCGCAGGACATTACGGCCGATACGGCCAAAACCATTGATTGCGATTCGAAGAGTCATTTATAGCGCCGCCGTCGTTTTGTTGTTGGAATTACAAGATTATTCGCAAAAAAATAGAAAACAAGCCTTTTTAGTGGCAATATTTTGTTTTATCTACAACGAGTGACCTGAATCAACTGGTCCGAATGATCAAGAAAGCCGTCTGTCATCCCGATCACAACGGCGTTTGATCAGCATAGACAATCAGGTCGCCACATCCGTTAGCCTGGAGTTCTACACATGCATCCCCGCGTCCTTGAGGTCACCGAACGGCTTATCGCCCGCAGCCGCGCCACGCGTGAGGCTTACCTTGCATTGATCCGCGGCGCGGCCAGCGACGGCCCGATGCGCGGCAAGCTGCAATGCGCCAACTTCGCCCATGGCGTGGCCGGGTGTGGCAGCGACGACAAGCACAGCCTGCGGATGATGAACTCCGCCAACATCGCCATAGTTTCGTCATATAACGACATGCTCTCGGCGCACCAGCCGTACGAAGTCTTCCCGGAACAGATCAAAAAAGCCCTGCGCGAAATTGGCTCCGTCGGCCAGTTCGCCGGTGGCACCCCTGCGATGTGCGATGGCGTGACCCAGGGCGAGCCAGGCATGGAACTGAGCCTGCCGAGCCGCGAAGTGATCGCGCTGTCCACCGCTGTAGCGCTGTCCCACAACATGTTCGACGGCGCGCTGATGCTCGGCATCTGCGACAAGATCGTGCCGGGCCTGATGATGGGCGCGTTGCGTTTCGGTCATCTGCCGACGATTTTCGTGCCGGGCGGGCCGATGGTGTCGGGCATTTCCAACAAGCAGAAAGCCGATGTGCGTCAGCGCTACGCCGAAGGCAAGGCGACCCGCGAAGAGCTGCTGGAATCGGAGATGAAGTCCTATCACAGCCCTGGCACCTGCACCTTCTACGGCACCGCCAACACCAACCAGTTGCTGATGGAGGTCATGGGCCTGCACTTGCCAGGCGCCTCTTTCGTCAACCCGAACACCCCGTTGCGCGATGCCCTGACCCGCGAAGCGGCGCACCAGGTCACCCGCCTGACCAAGCAGAACGGCGACTTCATGCCGATCGGCGAAATCGTCGACGAGCGTTCGCTGGTCAACTCCATCGTGGCCCTGCACGCCACCGGCGGTTCGACCAACCACACCCTGCACATGCCGGCCATCGCCATGGCTGCGGGCATCCAGTTGACCTGGCAGGACATGGCCGACCTCTCCGAGGTGGTGCCGACCCTGAGCCACGTGTACCCGAACGGTAAAGCCGACATCAACCACTTCCAGGCGGCGGGTGGCATGTCGTTCCTGATCCGCGAATTGCTGGAAGCCGGCCTGCTTCACGAAAACGTCAACACGGTGCTGGGTCACGGCCTGAGCCGCTACACCATGGAACCGTTCCTCGAAAACGGCGAACTGGTCTGGCGCGAAGGCCCGATCGAAAGCCTCGACGAAACCATCCTGCGTCCAGTCGCGCGTGCGTTCTCGCCAGAGGGCGGCTTGCGGGTGATGGAAGGCAACCTCGGCCGTGGCGTGATGAAAGTCTCGGCGGTTGCGCTGGAAAACCAGGTCGTCGAAGCCCCGGCCATGGTATTCCAGGATCAGCAGGACCTGGCCGACGCGTTCAAGGCCGGTTTGCTCGAGAAGGATTTTGTCGCCGTGATGCGCTTCCAGGGCCCGCGCTCCAACGGCATGCCGGAACTGCACAAGATGACGCCGTTCCTCGGCGTGCTGCAGGATCGCGGTTTCAAAGTCGCGTTGGTGACTGACGGGCGTATGTCCGGCGCCTCGGGGAAAATCCCGGCGGCGATCCACGTCAGCCCCGAAGCTTATGTGGGCGGCGCTTTGGCGCGGGTGCAAGAGGGCGATATCATCCGCGTCGATGGCGTGAAAGGCACCCTGGAGCTTAAGGTGGACGCCGAAGAATTCGCAGCGCGTGAACCTGCCAAGGGCCTGTTGGGCAACAACATTGGCAGCGGTCGCGAACTGTTTGGTTTCATGCGCATGGCCTTCAGCTCCGCAGAGCAGGGCGCCAGCGCCTTTACTTCTGCCCTGGAGACGCTTAATTGAAACTGGCTTTGGTCGGTGACATCGGTGGCACCAACGCACGTTTCGCGTTGTGGAAAAACCAGCAGCTGGAATCGGTCCAGGTGCTGGCGACGGCAGACCACGCCAGCCCGGAAGAGGCGATTGCCATCTACTTGAGCGGGCTCGGCCTGGCGCCGGGTTCGATCGGTTCTGTGTGCTTGTCGGTGGCAGGCCCCGTGAGCGGTGATGAATTCAAGTTCACCAACAATCACTGGCGGCTCAGTCGCAAGGGTTTCTGCAAGGCCTTGCAGGTGGATCAACTGCTGTTGATCAACGATTTCTCGGCGATGGCCCTGGGCATGACCCGCTTGCAGCCGGGCGAGTTCCGGGTGGTCTGCGAAGGCACGCCGGAACCGTTGCGGCCGGCGGTGGTGATCGGTCCGGGCACTGGCCTGGGCGTGGGCACGTTGCTCGATCTGGGCGAGGGTCGTTTTGCCCCGCTGCCGGGGGAGGGCGGTCACGTCGACCTGCCGCTGAGCAGCCCGCGGGAAACCCAGCTGTGGCAACACATCTACAACGAGATCGGCCATGTCAGCGCTGAAACGGCATTGAGCGGCAGTGGTTTGCCGCGAGTCTACCGGGCGATCTGCGCGGTGGACGGTCACACGCCTGTGCTCGACACACCTGAAGCGATCACGGCGGCCGGGCTGGCGGGGGATCCGATTGCCATGGAAGTGCTCGAGCAGTTCAGTTGCTGGCTCGGTCGCGTGGCCGGCAACAATGTGCTGACCACCGGAGCGCGCGGTGGCGTTTACATCGTTGGCGGAGTGATTCCACGGTTTGCCGATTTCTTCATCAAAAGCGGTTTCGCCCGGTGCTTTGCCGACAAGGGTTGCATGAGCGATTACTTCAAGGGCATTCCGGTGTGGCTGGTGACAGCGCCGTATTCCGGCCTTGTTGGCGCGGGTGTGGCGCTCGATCAGGCTTGAAACCGCGTCGCCTTTATCGCGGGCAAGCCACGCTCCCACAGGATTACCTACATCTGAAAATGTGCGCATAACCTTGTGGGAGCGGGCTTGCCCGCGATGAGGCCCTCACCGACAACATAGATCTTTGAACGATCAGGCATAATCCTCCCCAACACAAACAACAAGGACGCCGCCCCGTGAGCTCAGTCAACAAGTCGATTTTGTTGGTCGATGACGATCAAGAGATACGCGAGTTGCTGGACACCTACCTGACCCGCGCCGGTTTCCAGGTCCGCACCACGCCTGATGGTGCCGGTTTTCGTCAGGCCCTGAACGAGGCACCTAGCGACCTGGTGATTCTCGATGTGATGCTGCCGGACGAAGACGGTTTCAGCCTCTGCCGCTGGATCCGCCAGCACCCGCGCCAGGCCCATGTGCCGATCATCATGCTCACCGCCAGCTCCGACGAGGCCGACCGCGTCATCGGTCTGGAACTGGGCGCCGACGACTACCTTGGCAAACCCTTCAGCCCCCGTGAGTTGCAGGCGCGCATCAAAGCCTTGTTGCGCCGCGCGCAGTTCGGTCAGGAACGTTCCGGCGGTGAAGTGCTGGCCTTCGATGATTGGCGGCTGGACATGGTCAGCCATCGGCTGTTCCACATCGACGGCGAGGAAGTGATTCTCTCCGGCGCCGATTTCGCCCTGCTGAAACTGTTCCTCGATCACCCTCAGGAAATCCTCGATCGCGACACCATCGGCAACGCCACCCGTGGCCGTGACCTGATGCCGCTCGATCGTATCGTCGACATGGCGGTCAGCCGTTTGCGGCAGCGCCTGCGCGACACCGAAAAACCGCCGCGGCTGATTCGGACCGTGCGTGGCAGTGGCTACCAATTGGCAGCCAACGTGGTTGCCAGCAATGGTCATTGAGTTCCTGCGCAAGCTCGCCGGGCGTGTGCCGGTGCCGCGCTCGCTGCTCGGGCGCATGTTGCTGCTAACCCTGTTGGCGGTGCTGTTCGCCCAGACGCTGTCGAGCGTGATCTGGGTCTCGCAATTGCGCGCCACGCAGCTCGAAGGCCTGGTCACCAGCGCCCGCAGCCTCGCCCATTCGATGACGGCCAGCGTCAGTTATTTCCGCTCGTTGCCGGTGGCGTTTCGGCCGCTGGTGCTCGATCAGTTACGCAGCATGGGCGGCACCCGGTTTGTGGTGACGCTCAACGACAAACCCTTAGGGATGGAAGTGCTGCCGATCACCCCGCGCAAAGAAGCGGTGCTCAAAGCGGTGGGCGAAGTGTTGCGCGAGTCGCTGGGGCAGGACATCGATATCTCGGTGACCTTCGTCAGCCCCGAAGACCTGCGGATTTTCAATGGTGGCTTGAAGCTCGATGAGTTGCCGCGTTCCTGGGCGCATTACGCGTTGACCCTGGAGCCGGTAAACCCGCCGGTGCTGGTCACGCAAATCCAGATGGCGCCGGGCGAATGGCTGTACATCGCCTCGCTGTTGCCCGAGCCCTACACCAGCCTTGAAGAACAAGGCCTGCCGGCGCAGCAGGTCTGGTTCATCGTGCTCACCAGCGGCTTCTTGCTGCTGTTCATCGGCCTGCTGGTGCACTGGCAGAGTCGGCCGCTCAAGCGATTGGCGCGGGCGGCGCGGGACATGTCCCTGGGCGCTGAAGTCGAACCGGTGGCCGAAGGCGGCGGCAGTGAAGTGGTGGAAGTCGGTCGCGCGTTCAATGCGATGCGCGAGCGGATCAGCCGTTACCTGACCGAGCGCAGCCAGTTGTTCAGCGCGATTTCCCACGATTTGCGCACGCCGATCACCCGGTTGCGACTGCGGGTGGAATTGCTCGAAGACGAAAAGCTGCAAGCCAAATTCGGTCGCGATCTGGATGAGCTGGAGTTGCTGGTCAAGGGCGCGTTGCAATGCGTGAAAGACACCGACATCCACGAAAACATCGAGCCGGTAGACCTCAATCATGTGCTCGACTGTCTGGTGGAACCGTATCTGGCGCCCAATGGCAATGGCCGCGTGACCCAACATGGCCGGGCGTTGGCGCCGTATCCCGGCAAACCGTTGGCGCTCAAGCGTTGCATTGGAAACCTGATCGACAACGCCTTGAAATATGGGCAGAACGCACATCTGCACATCGATGACGACGAGAGCGCGTTTGTCCTGCATGTCGACGATGAGGGGCCGGGCGTGCCTGAACAGCGGTTGGAGCAGGTGTTCGAGCCGCACTTTCGCTTGGCCGGACAGCAGCAGGGTTATGGCTTGGGGCTGGGGATTGCGCGCAACATTGCCCACAGCCATGGCGGTGAAGTCAGCCTGCAAAACCTGCGTGAAGGCGGGTTGCGGGTGACGTTGCAGTTGCCGCGTAGTGTTGATTAGCGGCACCGCGTTATCGTTCATCGCGGGCAAGCCCGCTCCCACAGGATTGCCTACATTTTCAAGGTATGTGCATAACCTTGTGGGAGCGGGCTTGCCCGCGATGGCGTCAGATCAATCAACGCATGCCTGAAGGAAAATGTCACAACTCGGTGACATAACTCGCCCCCTTCGTTACCTGCCCGCCACCGCCCGTTGTTTAGACTGGTCCCAGTCATAACAACAAAAAAAGGTACTCCCATGGACACCTTCCAACCCGCCTTCAGCAGTTGGCTGAACGCGCCTGCCCATCCGCAATGGCTCGCCGCCGAAGGCCTGCGCCTGTTGGCGTTTGCCAAGGCTTCAAAGCTTGCCGAAGGTTTCGGCAATCTTGATGAAAAGGGTCGCCTGCCGGCCAACGCGCAAGCTGAAACCATGAACACCGCGCGCATGACCCACAGCTTCGCCATGGCCCACATCCAGGGCCTGCCGGGTTTTGCCGAGCTGGTGGATCACGGCATCCAAGCCCTTAGCGGGCCGCTGCGTGATGCCGAACACGGAGGCTGGTTCGCCACGCCCGAACACCGCGACGGCAATACCGGCAAAGCCGCTTACCTGCATGCTTTCGTTGCATTGGCCGCGAGTTCTGCGGTGGTTGCCCAGCGCCCCGGTGCCCAAGCCTTGCTCGACGATGCGATCCACATTATCGACAGCCATTTCTGGTGCGAGGAGGAGGGCGCCATGCGCGAATCCTTCAACCGCGACTTCAGTTGCGAGGAGGCCTATCGCGGCGCCAACAGCAACATGCACGCCACCGAAGCCTTCCTCGCCCTGGCCGATGTCACCGAGGACAACCGCTGGCTGATTCGCGCCCAGCGCATCGTCGAGCGCGTCATTCATGATCACGCCGCGGCCAACGATTACTTGGTGGTCGAGCATTTCGACCGTGACTGGCAGCCGCTGCGCGACTATAACCACGACAACCCGGCTGACGGTTTTCGCCCTTACGGCACCACGCCGGGCCATGGCTTCGAATGGGCGCGGCTGTTGCTGCACCTCGAAGCAGCGCGGGTGCAGGCCGGAATACTCACGCCGGGCTGGCTCGCCACCGATGCGCAAAAACTCTTCGAGCACAATTGCCGTCATGGCTGGGACGTCGACGGTGCGCCGGGCATTGTCTACACCCTCGACTGGGACAATCGCGCGGTGGTTCGCCATCGCTTGCACTGGACTCATTGCGAAGCCAGCGCCGCCGCCAGTGCGCTGCTCAAACGCACCGGTGATGAGCAATACGAGCACTGGTACCGACTGTTCTGGGAGTTTTGTGACAATCATTTCATCGACCGTTGCGATGGCAGCTGGCATCACGAACTCGATCCGCTGAACCGTCCGAGCGCCGATATCTGGGCCGGCAAACCCGACCTGTATCACGCCTGGCAAGCCGTATTGATCCCGCGCCTGCCGTTGGCGCCGAGCATGGCCACTGCGCTGGCGCAATTGTCCCAGAGCATTGCTGTGTAACCATGTGGTGACATTCGCGCGTCCCTTCGTTACCTGCGAAGGGGCATCCCCTGTTTAGAATCCTATGCAGCGCAAGCACCAGACTTGCATGCATAACAACAAGAAAGGTACTACTAGATGAATGCGATTTCTCGCCTCGCTACTGTCATTTCTCTCGCCTCACTGCTTCCTGTTGCAGCATTCCCCGTCAGTGCCCTTGCCGCCGATGCCAAAGGTTCGGTGGAAGTCGTTCACTGGTGGACGTCTGGTGGTGAAAAAGCGGCCGTCGATGTACTCAAGGCTCAAGTCGAAAAAGACGGCTTTACCTGGAAAGACGGTGCAGTTGCCGGCGGTGGCGGCTCCACGGCCATGACCGTACTCAAAAGCCGCGCCGTGGCCGGTAACCCACCAGGCGTTGCCCAGATCAAAGGTCCGGACATCCAGGAGTGGGGTAGCACTGGCCTGCTCAGCACCGACACCCTCAAAGACGTTTCCAAGTCCGAAGGCTGGGATAACCTGCTGATCAAGAAAGTCTCCGACACCGTGAAATACGAAGGCGATTACGTCGCCGTGCCGGTGAACATCCACCGCGTCAACTGGCTGTGGATCAACCCGGAAGTCTTCAAGAAAGCCGGGATCGAAAAAGCGCCGACCACCCTCGAAGAATTCTATGCCGCTGGCGACAAGCTCAAAGCCGCCGGCTTCATCGCGCTCGCTCACGGTGGCCAGCCTTGGCAGGACAGCACCGTGTTTGAAGACGTGGTGCTCTCGGTCATGGGCGCGGACGGTTACAAAAAAGCGCTGGTCGACCTGGACCAGAAAACCCTCTCCGGGCCGGAGATGGCCAAGGCCTTCACCGAGCTGAAAAAAATCACCGGCTACATGGACCCGAACCGCGCCGGTCGTGACTGGAACATCGCTGCAGCCGACGTCATCAACGGCAAGGCCGGCATGCAGATGATGGGCGACTGGGCCAAGAGCGAATGGACCGCCGCGAAGAAAGTCGCAGGCAAGGACTACCAGTGCGTGCCGTTCCCGGGCACCGAAAAAGCCTTCACCTACAACATCGACTCGATGGCTGTGTTCAAGCTCAAAGCCGATCGCAAAGGCGACATCGCCGCCCAGCAAGACCTGGCCAAGGTCGC
This genomic stretch from Pseudomonas wuhanensis harbors:
- a CDS encoding DUF6124 family protein gives rise to the protein MIKPTPNPPVTDPVSPYESLDSRKLNEAAERALDHYLNPAATVMATPYQPNNLYLANPAAATEPMLVNASETLGSATVMLNDFAALLEGTHRKTLLGIAQVVMLAELAVNQVLDKVVPTE
- a CDS encoding methylglyoxal synthase — translated: MIGISFTQKTLAARKRIALVAHDHCKIFLLDWAERQKDKLAQHELVATGTTGLLLQQRLDLPVESMISGPLGGDQQLGAQIAEQRVDMLVFFWDPFEPQPHDPDIKALLRVAAVWNIPVACNECSADYLLSSPLMDQAHEHRIPDYATYLQGRG
- the gap gene encoding type I glyceraldehyde-3-phosphate dehydrogenase, with protein sequence MTLRIAINGFGRIGRNVLRALYTQGYRQDLQIVAINDLGDSSMNAHLLKYDTVHGTFDAEVQHDQESLTVNGDRISVSAIRNPAELPWAAEKVDVVFECTGLFTDRAKAAAHITAGARKVIISAPAKGADATVVYGVNHDILRQSHQIISNASCTTNCLAPVAQVLHRELGIESGLMTTIHAYTNDQNLTDVYHTDPYRARSATQNMIPSKTGAAEAVGLVLPELAGKLTGMAVRVPVINVSLVDLTVQLKREASADEVNAMLKQASQHSKILGYNTLPLVSSDFNHNPLSSIFDANHTKSSGKLLKVLAWYDNEWGFSNRMLDNCLALCNAE
- the edd gene encoding phosphogluconate dehydratase → MHPRVLEVTERLIARSRATREAYLALIRGAASDGPMRGKLQCANFAHGVAGCGSDDKHSLRMMNSANIAIVSSYNDMLSAHQPYEVFPEQIKKALREIGSVGQFAGGTPAMCDGVTQGEPGMELSLPSREVIALSTAVALSHNMFDGALMLGICDKIVPGLMMGALRFGHLPTIFVPGGPMVSGISNKQKADVRQRYAEGKATREELLESEMKSYHSPGTCTFYGTANTNQLLMEVMGLHLPGASFVNPNTPLRDALTREAAHQVTRLTKQNGDFMPIGEIVDERSLVNSIVALHATGGSTNHTLHMPAIAMAAGIQLTWQDMADLSEVVPTLSHVYPNGKADINHFQAAGGMSFLIRELLEAGLLHENVNTVLGHGLSRYTMEPFLENGELVWREGPIESLDETILRPVARAFSPEGGLRVMEGNLGRGVMKVSAVALENQVVEAPAMVFQDQQDLADAFKAGLLEKDFVAVMRFQGPRSNGMPELHKMTPFLGVLQDRGFKVALVTDGRMSGASGKIPAAIHVSPEAYVGGALARVQEGDIIRVDGVKGTLELKVDAEEFAAREPAKGLLGNNIGSGRELFGFMRMAFSSAEQGASAFTSALETLN
- a CDS encoding glucokinase, coding for MKLALVGDIGGTNARFALWKNQQLESVQVLATADHASPEEAIAIYLSGLGLAPGSIGSVCLSVAGPVSGDEFKFTNNHWRLSRKGFCKALQVDQLLLINDFSAMALGMTRLQPGEFRVVCEGTPEPLRPAVVIGPGTGLGVGTLLDLGEGRFAPLPGEGGHVDLPLSSPRETQLWQHIYNEIGHVSAETALSGSGLPRVYRAICAVDGHTPVLDTPEAITAAGLAGDPIAMEVLEQFSCWLGRVAGNNVLTTGARGGVYIVGGVIPRFADFFIKSGFARCFADKGCMSDYFKGIPVWLVTAPYSGLVGAGVALDQA
- a CDS encoding response regulator; amino-acid sequence: MSSVNKSILLVDDDQEIRELLDTYLTRAGFQVRTTPDGAGFRQALNEAPSDLVILDVMLPDEDGFSLCRWIRQHPRQAHVPIIMLTASSDEADRVIGLELGADDYLGKPFSPRELQARIKALLRRAQFGQERSGGEVLAFDDWRLDMVSHRLFHIDGEEVILSGADFALLKLFLDHPQEILDRDTIGNATRGRDLMPLDRIVDMAVSRLRQRLRDTEKPPRLIRTVRGSGYQLAANVVASNGH
- a CDS encoding ATP-binding protein encodes the protein MVIEFLRKLAGRVPVPRSLLGRMLLLTLLAVLFAQTLSSVIWVSQLRATQLEGLVTSARSLAHSMTASVSYFRSLPVAFRPLVLDQLRSMGGTRFVVTLNDKPLGMEVLPITPRKEAVLKAVGEVLRESLGQDIDISVTFVSPEDLRIFNGGLKLDELPRSWAHYALTLEPVNPPVLVTQIQMAPGEWLYIASLLPEPYTSLEEQGLPAQQVWFIVLTSGFLLLFIGLLVHWQSRPLKRLARAARDMSLGAEVEPVAEGGGSEVVEVGRAFNAMRERISRYLTERSQLFSAISHDLRTPITRLRLRVELLEDEKLQAKFGRDLDELELLVKGALQCVKDTDIHENIEPVDLNHVLDCLVEPYLAPNGNGRVTQHGRALAPYPGKPLALKRCIGNLIDNALKYGQNAHLHIDDDESAFVLHVDDEGPGVPEQRLEQVFEPHFRLAGQQQGYGLGLGIARNIAHSHGGEVSLQNLREGGLRVTLQLPRSVD
- a CDS encoding AGE family epimerase/isomerase, whose translation is MDTFQPAFSSWLNAPAHPQWLAAEGLRLLAFAKASKLAEGFGNLDEKGRLPANAQAETMNTARMTHSFAMAHIQGLPGFAELVDHGIQALSGPLRDAEHGGWFATPEHRDGNTGKAAYLHAFVALAASSAVVAQRPGAQALLDDAIHIIDSHFWCEEEGAMRESFNRDFSCEEAYRGANSNMHATEAFLALADVTEDNRWLIRAQRIVERVIHDHAAANDYLVVEHFDRDWQPLRDYNHDNPADGFRPYGTTPGHGFEWARLLLHLEAARVQAGILTPGWLATDAQKLFEHNCRHGWDVDGAPGIVYTLDWDNRAVVRHRLHWTHCEASAAASALLKRTGDEQYEHWYRLFWEFCDNHFIDRCDGSWHHELDPLNRPSADIWAGKPDLYHAWQAVLIPRLPLAPSMATALAQLSQSIAV
- a CDS encoding ABC transporter substrate-binding protein, which produces MNAISRLATVISLASLLPVAAFPVSALAADAKGSVEVVHWWTSGGEKAAVDVLKAQVEKDGFTWKDGAVAGGGGSTAMTVLKSRAVAGNPPGVAQIKGPDIQEWGSTGLLSTDTLKDVSKSEGWDNLLIKKVSDTVKYEGDYVAVPVNIHRVNWLWINPEVFKKAGIEKAPTTLEEFYAAGDKLKAAGFIALAHGGQPWQDSTVFEDVVLSVMGADGYKKALVDLDQKTLSGPEMAKAFTELKKITGYMDPNRAGRDWNIAAADVINGKAGMQMMGDWAKSEWTAAKKVAGKDYQCVPFPGTEKAFTYNIDSMAVFKLKADRKGDIAAQQDLAKVALGKDFQKVFSINKGSIPVRTDMLNDMSALGFDSCAQASAKDFLADEKTGGLQPSMAHNMATSLAVQGAIFDVVTNFMNDKNADPAKASAQLASAVKAAQ